Proteins co-encoded in one Opitutus terrae PB90-1 genomic window:
- a CDS encoding response regulator, with translation MIDDNPSIHEDVRKILCPSVTETGSNLDALEAELFGAPDAPATAKRDMPSFTVDCAHQGQEGLALVKKATAEGQPYAMAFVDMRMPPGWDGVETTLEIWKVAPDLQIVICTAYSDYSWDDLLAKIDGSDRLVILKKPFDTIEVLQLANALTAKWNLLQETKANADELEARVRARTAELESANALLHEEIGRRMLVELDLKRAKDAAEAADRAKSVFLANMSHEIRTPMNGVLGMANLLLATPLNPEQHDLAETLCQSGESLLTIINDILDFSKIEAGRMELEAIDFDLADNLELALDLHAEAAARKHLELVVNIDPAVPRHVRGDPGRLRQILLNLVGNAIKFTEKGEVVVKVTVDHNWPNRVLLRFAVTDTGIGIPEWVQEKLFQPFVQADTSTTRRFGGSGLGLVICKRLAELMSGSIGVESKPNEGSTFWFTVELKHAFHPVTVGVVPLSTLRGHHALIVDDNATNRSLLKHLCNAWSLRHSVMESVDEALVELHRATAAGTPFDLVITDHHMPGRDGLDLAAAINRDTTIPRPALVLLTSRGERLPQSQLDEYRFAACELKPVHARSLHTTLARVLAHIRPGVPALPDGNGVKPAAPPAKEARILIAEDNPVNQKVTLLQLRNLGYPADVVPNGREVLEALRRKAYALVLMDAQMPEMDGVEATRKIREAQAAGDRTIPSPLRIIAMTANAMTGDRELCLAAGMDDYLAKPVKPGDLRDMLARYLPDEATATPAVSS, from the coding sequence GTGATCGACGACAATCCGTCGATCCATGAAGACGTGCGCAAGATTTTGTGCCCGTCGGTGACCGAGACCGGCAGCAATCTTGACGCGTTGGAGGCGGAACTCTTCGGTGCACCCGACGCGCCGGCGACCGCGAAGCGGGATATGCCGTCGTTTACGGTCGATTGTGCGCACCAGGGGCAGGAAGGGTTGGCCTTGGTGAAAAAAGCGACGGCCGAGGGCCAGCCCTACGCCATGGCGTTCGTCGACATGCGAATGCCGCCGGGCTGGGACGGAGTCGAAACCACGCTCGAAATCTGGAAAGTGGCGCCCGACCTGCAGATCGTCATCTGCACCGCCTACTCCGACTACTCGTGGGACGACCTGCTCGCGAAGATCGACGGCTCCGACCGGCTGGTGATCCTCAAGAAGCCGTTCGACACGATCGAGGTGCTGCAACTCGCCAACGCCCTCACGGCCAAGTGGAACCTGCTGCAGGAAACGAAGGCCAACGCGGACGAACTCGAAGCACGGGTGCGCGCACGCACCGCGGAGCTCGAGAGCGCGAACGCGCTGCTGCACGAGGAGATCGGCCGTCGGATGCTGGTGGAGCTCGATCTGAAACGCGCGAAGGATGCCGCCGAAGCCGCCGACCGCGCGAAAAGCGTTTTCCTGGCCAACATGAGCCACGAGATCCGCACGCCGATGAACGGCGTGCTGGGCATGGCCAACCTGCTGCTCGCGACGCCGCTCAATCCCGAGCAGCACGATCTCGCCGAGACCTTGTGCCAGAGTGGCGAAAGTCTGCTCACGATCATCAACGACATTCTCGATTTTTCCAAAATCGAGGCTGGGCGGATGGAGCTCGAAGCGATCGATTTCGACCTCGCCGACAATCTCGAGCTCGCGCTCGATCTGCACGCCGAAGCGGCCGCGCGCAAGCACCTCGAGCTCGTCGTCAACATCGACCCCGCGGTACCCCGGCACGTGCGCGGCGATCCCGGCCGGCTGCGGCAGATCCTCCTCAACCTCGTCGGCAACGCCATCAAGTTCACCGAAAAGGGCGAGGTCGTGGTCAAGGTCACCGTCGACCACAACTGGCCCAACCGCGTGCTGCTGCGCTTCGCCGTGACCGATACGGGCATCGGCATTCCCGAGTGGGTGCAGGAAAAACTGTTCCAGCCGTTTGTCCAGGCTGACACCTCGACGACGCGCCGATTCGGCGGATCGGGACTGGGGCTCGTGATCTGCAAGCGGCTCGCCGAGTTGATGTCCGGCTCGATCGGTGTCGAGAGCAAGCCCAACGAAGGCTCGACGTTCTGGTTCACCGTGGAGCTCAAGCACGCGTTTCACCCCGTCACCGTCGGCGTCGTGCCGTTGTCGACGCTGCGCGGTCATCACGCGCTGATCGTCGACGACAACGCCACCAACCGCTCACTGCTCAAACATCTCTGCAATGCCTGGAGTCTGCGGCATAGCGTGATGGAGTCCGTCGACGAAGCGCTGGTGGAACTGCATCGCGCGACCGCCGCCGGCACGCCCTTCGACCTGGTCATCACCGATCACCACATGCCGGGACGGGACGGACTCGATCTCGCAGCGGCGATCAATCGCGACACGACCATTCCGCGGCCGGCGCTGGTGCTGCTGACCTCTCGCGGCGAACGGCTCCCGCAATCGCAGCTCGACGAATACCGCTTTGCCGCCTGCGAGTTGAAGCCCGTGCACGCGCGCAGCCTGCACACGACGCTCGCCCGCGTCCTGGCCCATATCCGTCCAGGCGTGCCCGCCCTGCCCGACGGGAATGGCGTGAAACCCGCCGCTCCGCCGGCCAAGGAGGCCCGCATTTTAATCGCCGAGGACAACCCGGTGAACCAGAAGGTCACGCTCCTGCAGCTGCGCAATCTCGGCTACCCAGCCGACGTGGTGCCCAACGGCCGCGAGGTGCTTGAGGCGCTGCGCAGGAAAGCTTACGCGCTTGTCCTGATGGACGCGCAAATGCCGGAGATGGACGGCGTCGAGGCGACACGGAAGATTCGCGAAGCACAGGCCGCCGGCGACCGTACGATCCCCTCGCCGCTGCGCATCATCGCCATGACCGCGAACGCGATGACCGGCGATCGCGAACTCTGCCTCGCTGCAGGCATGGATGACTACCTTGCGAAGCCCGTGAAACCGGGCGATCTGCGAGACATGCTCGCGCGTTACCTGCCCGACGAGGCGACCGCGACGCCCGCCGTTTCCAGCTGA
- a CDS encoding AMP-binding protein, protein MSTPILRRRSYLPYWLELVAAVAARVLYRVGASGTEHIPPTGGALLIANHLSYVDCVVLQMASPRRIRFVGFREPGMPWLLDFFLRHSGAILIASRHPIDGMKQAIRCLKAGELVGVFPEGHISRTGQLMEIKRGFSVMARHAGVPVIPAGIDGAWGSVFSFAGNKYLWKSPRLKPTPVFVAFGAPIPSEQASIAVARKAMLDQGAIAFDQRPVLRRNLARECVQSLAKRPGHVLVIDRTTERKPFKAATLLAVAAALSRRIKVTIPEKRVGIVLPPGAGAFIANLAVICAGKVPVNLNFTLGSISSVACIRMADVRTVISAEAMRAKIPSFPWPERTLDITREIAACGKKRILPWLAAAWLLPNQWVATLLGIPHIGDREEVGLLFTSGSAGEPKGVMLTHRNILANCSQIASLPILPPVCSLMGCLPLFHSFGFTVTLWFPMLRRCRVVTVPSPLDTRKIVDAIRDEQVTVLVGAPTFIRPILKKAQPSELKSLDIVVTGAEKLPDDLYRAFLETFHIEILQGYGLTETTPVTNVNQPDPPLEPAAPAPQHGKRTGSTGRLFPGMTARVVDPDTGRELAVTETGMVLFRGANVFSGYLNDEEKTRAAFKDGWFVTGDLGRFDEDGFLFIEGRMSRFSKIGGEMVPHVTIEQKIAELFKIDQNEGPRIAVTSIPDPTKGEALVLLTRDPISNEELRARLLEAGLPNLWVPKIIQRVELIPLLGSGKLDIKGCRALALQSAGG, encoded by the coding sequence ATGTCTACCCCGATCCTTCGTCGGCGCTCTTATCTTCCTTATTGGCTCGAACTGGTGGCTGCGGTCGCGGCCCGCGTGCTTTATCGCGTCGGCGCCAGCGGCACCGAGCACATCCCGCCGACGGGGGGCGCGCTGCTGATCGCCAATCACCTGTCGTACGTCGATTGCGTGGTGTTGCAGATGGCATCGCCCCGCCGAATCCGGTTTGTCGGATTCCGCGAACCGGGGATGCCTTGGCTGCTCGATTTTTTCCTGCGCCACAGCGGCGCGATCCTGATCGCGTCGCGCCATCCGATCGACGGGATGAAGCAGGCTATCCGCTGCCTGAAAGCGGGCGAGTTGGTGGGCGTTTTCCCCGAAGGTCACATCTCGCGCACCGGACAGCTGATGGAGATCAAGCGCGGCTTTTCGGTGATGGCGCGCCACGCGGGCGTGCCGGTGATTCCCGCCGGCATCGACGGCGCGTGGGGCTCGGTGTTTTCCTTTGCGGGTAACAAGTATCTCTGGAAATCCCCGCGGCTGAAGCCCACGCCGGTGTTCGTCGCCTTCGGCGCCCCGATCCCCTCCGAACAGGCCAGCATCGCGGTTGCGCGGAAGGCGATGCTCGACCAGGGTGCGATCGCCTTCGATCAACGGCCGGTGCTGCGAAGGAACCTGGCGCGTGAGTGTGTGCAGTCACTGGCCAAGCGGCCGGGCCACGTCCTCGTGATCGATCGCACGACCGAACGGAAGCCGTTCAAGGCGGCGACCCTGCTCGCCGTGGCGGCGGCGTTGTCCCGCCGCATCAAGGTGACGATTCCGGAAAAACGCGTCGGCATCGTCCTGCCGCCGGGCGCGGGCGCCTTCATCGCGAACCTCGCGGTGATCTGCGCGGGCAAGGTGCCGGTGAACCTGAATTTCACGCTCGGCAGCATCTCGTCCGTTGCGTGCATCCGCATGGCGGACGTGCGCACGGTGATCTCGGCCGAGGCGATGCGCGCGAAAATCCCGAGTTTCCCCTGGCCGGAGCGCACGCTGGATATCACCAGGGAGATCGCCGCGTGCGGGAAAAAGCGGATTTTGCCGTGGCTCGCCGCCGCCTGGCTGCTGCCGAACCAGTGGGTCGCCACGCTGCTTGGAATCCCGCACATCGGTGATCGCGAGGAGGTGGGTCTGCTGTTCACCAGCGGGAGCGCGGGCGAACCGAAGGGCGTGATGCTCACCCACCGCAACATCCTGGCCAACTGCTCGCAGATCGCGTCGCTGCCAATCCTCCCGCCGGTGTGCTCGCTCATGGGCTGCCTGCCGCTGTTTCACAGCTTCGGGTTCACCGTCACGCTGTGGTTCCCGATGTTGCGCCGCTGCCGCGTGGTGACCGTGCCCAGCCCGCTCGACACGCGCAAGATCGTCGATGCGATTCGCGACGAGCAGGTAACCGTGCTTGTGGGCGCGCCGACGTTTATCCGGCCGATTCTGAAGAAGGCCCAGCCGAGCGAGCTCAAGTCACTCGACATCGTCGTGACCGGCGCGGAGAAACTGCCGGACGACCTTTATCGCGCGTTCCTCGAGACCTTCCACATCGAGATCCTGCAGGGTTACGGGCTGACCGAAACCACGCCGGTGACGAACGTAAACCAGCCCGATCCGCCGCTGGAGCCCGCCGCGCCGGCGCCGCAGCATGGCAAGCGCACGGGTTCGACCGGCCGGCTGTTTCCGGGGATGACGGCACGCGTCGTCGATCCCGACACCGGACGCGAGCTGGCCGTGACGGAGACCGGCATGGTGCTGTTCCGCGGCGCGAACGTATTCTCCGGCTACCTCAACGACGAGGAAAAGACCCGCGCGGCCTTCAAGGACGGCTGGTTCGTGACGGGCGACTTGGGACGTTTCGATGAGGACGGCTTCCTGTTCATCGAGGGTCGCATGTCGCGTTTTTCGAAAATCGGCGGCGAGATGGTGCCGCACGTCACCATCGAGCAGAAGATCGCGGAGCTATTCAAAATCGACCAGAACGAGGGCCCGCGGATCGCCGTGACGAGCATCCCGGATCCGACGAAAGGCGAGGCGCTGGTGTTGCTCACGCGGGATCCGATCTCGAATGAGGAGCTGCGGGCGCGGCTGCTGGAGGCCGGACTGCCGAATCTCTGGGTGCCCAAGATCATCCAACGCGTGGAGCTCATTCCGCTGCTGGGCTCCGGGAAGCTCGACATCAAAGGCTGCCGCGCGCTGGCGCTGCAAAGCGCGGGCGGGTAG
- a CDS encoding AAA family ATPase, which produces MIASVAFRRFKALRNAQVRLTPFNLVLGPNGSGKTSLIEALQHLRTLSQLEPMDPITAHVTEDGPSMVFQFTAPFERLQVRLACVDSNRCDAIHLTPPDAPDWPALKAEIERIRSFAFDPEAMASPTPLQPGAELAADGANLAAVLADWRETARAAYDAFVAEALRLFPEYTKFELQSRPGHHVALAFTLLGEVGVVSGEDLSQGTLHTLAVLALASMPQPPSVVCLEELDHGVHPRTLRELRDALYRLAYPESVGLKRPAVQVVATTHSPYLLDLFREHPEDVVITQKHGREAHFERLSDRSDLDQLLEEGSLGDIWFSGILGGVPEERNSPQES; this is translated from the coding sequence GTGATCGCGTCGGTGGCATTTCGCAGGTTCAAGGCGCTGCGCAACGCGCAGGTACGGCTCACGCCGTTCAACTTGGTGCTGGGCCCGAATGGCAGTGGGAAGACCAGCCTCATCGAGGCGCTGCAGCACCTGCGCACGCTGTCCCAGCTCGAGCCGATGGATCCTATCACGGCTCACGTGACCGAAGACGGCCCGAGCATGGTGTTTCAGTTCACCGCGCCGTTCGAGCGACTCCAGGTCCGCCTCGCCTGTGTCGACTCGAACCGCTGCGATGCCATCCACCTCACGCCGCCCGACGCGCCGGACTGGCCGGCGCTGAAGGCGGAGATTGAGCGGATCCGCTCGTTTGCCTTCGATCCGGAAGCAATGGCCTCGCCGACGCCGCTGCAACCCGGTGCCGAGTTGGCGGCGGATGGCGCGAACCTCGCCGCGGTGCTCGCGGATTGGCGCGAGACCGCGCGCGCCGCTTACGACGCGTTTGTGGCCGAAGCGCTCCGGCTGTTTCCCGAATACACGAAGTTCGAACTGCAGTCGCGCCCCGGCCATCACGTGGCGCTGGCGTTCACCTTGCTTGGCGAAGTGGGCGTGGTGAGCGGCGAGGATCTTTCGCAGGGCACGCTGCACACCCTTGCGGTGCTCGCGCTCGCGTCGATGCCGCAGCCGCCGAGCGTCGTCTGCCTGGAGGAACTCGATCACGGCGTGCATCCACGGACACTGCGGGAATTGCGCGATGCGCTCTATCGGCTCGCTTATCCGGAATCGGTTGGATTGAAGCGCCCGGCGGTGCAGGTCGTCGCGACGACGCACTCGCCGTATCTGCTCGATCTCTTTCGCGAGCATCCGGAGGACGTGGTGATTACGCAGAAGCATGGCCGCGAGGCGCACTTCGAGCGGTTGTCCGACCGGTCCGATCTGGATCAACTGCTCGAGGAAGGCTCGCTCGGCGATATCTGGTTCAGCGGCATCTTGGGCGGGGTGCCGGAGGAGAGGAATTCCCCGCAGGAATCATGA
- a CDS encoding helix-turn-helix domain-containing protein yields MPWKIKTAEQQRQALAREMTRGTVSVTALCARFGVSRTTAYKWAARYVAQGVNGLVARQPGRPKQVSQALARWHARVLLARQARPSWGAPKLRWWLERTHPGERVPCSRTLHRWLVAAGRVHQRRRKLRAGPGRPATVLAERVNAVWTADFKGDFYTKDGAWILALTVRDLYSRFMLTAHPVPRQSEPVVRRVFARLFRRFGVPQAIRVDRGTPFCGSGPYGLTALSLWWQRLGIEVQFVSRKRRLDNNAHEQMHRMLKAEAATPVSRSYGAQVRRLQRWCGRYNHDRPHEGLAGRTPASLYRPSTRLLPRLVPPQYPLGCVTRRVRPHGYVKLDGSHRHIGRAFVGLTVAFTPYRQLYRVHFDSLLLGTIDPRLTRSGLVPVRRFR; encoded by the coding sequence ATGCCCTGGAAGATCAAAACGGCGGAGCAGCAGCGTCAGGCTCTCGCTCGGGAGATGACGCGAGGCACGGTGTCGGTGACCGCGTTGTGCGCGCGGTTTGGCGTGAGCCGCACGACCGCTTACAAGTGGGCGGCGAGGTATGTGGCTCAGGGGGTAAACGGGCTGGTTGCGCGACAACCGGGCCGCCCCAAACAGGTGAGCCAGGCGTTGGCGCGGTGGCACGCGCGCGTGTTGCTCGCGCGTCAGGCGCGGCCCAGTTGGGGTGCGCCCAAGTTGCGGTGGTGGCTCGAGCGGACGCATCCCGGCGAGCGAGTGCCGTGTAGCCGGACGCTCCACCGGTGGCTGGTAGCCGCCGGTCGCGTGCACCAGCGACGTCGCAAGCTTAGAGCCGGACCGGGGCGGCCCGCCACCGTGCTCGCCGAGCGAGTGAACGCGGTCTGGACCGCGGACTTCAAGGGAGACTTTTACACCAAAGACGGAGCGTGGATCTTGGCTTTAACGGTGCGCGATCTGTACAGCCGCTTCATGCTTACGGCCCATCCCGTGCCCCGGCAGAGCGAGCCGGTGGTCCGCCGCGTGTTCGCGCGGCTGTTCCGCCGCTTCGGCGTGCCGCAGGCGATTCGGGTTGACCGCGGCACGCCGTTTTGCGGCAGCGGGCCGTATGGCCTGACCGCGCTGAGCCTATGGTGGCAGCGGCTGGGCATCGAAGTGCAGTTTGTCAGCCGCAAACGCCGCCTCGACAACAACGCTCACGAGCAGATGCACCGCATGCTCAAGGCCGAGGCCGCCACGCCCGTGTCCCGCTCCTACGGCGCGCAAGTCCGACGCCTGCAGCGCTGGTGCGGCCGGTACAACCACGACCGTCCGCATGAGGGTTTGGCCGGACGCACTCCGGCCAGCCTCTACCGCCCGAGCACCCGGCTGCTGCCCCGACTCGTGCCGCCACAGTACCCGCTCGGCTGCGTCACTCGCCGGGTCAGGCCTCACGGCTACGTGAAGCTGGACGGCAGCCATCGCCACATCGGTCGGGCCTTCGTTGGCCTGACCGTGGCGTTCACCCCTTACCGGCAGCTTTACCGCGTACACTTCGATTCCCTCCTGCTGGGCACGATCGACCCGCGGCTAACCAGATCCGGCCTCGTCCCCGTTCGTAGGTTCAGGTGA
- a CDS encoding c-type cytochrome has translation MSDPFPSDPRLEQPGASDESLLKAHEAAAAKKAGGEGGRYRLMPLALLFIFSGLIFYGATYLNHYSGEYSAEVFNETAKPVKGGAAAQKLDPLVLGKRNFDQVCATCHQATGMGVEGIYPPLAGSEWVNGNPERLIRVVVYGLKGPLVVEGKTYGAAAMPAFGKVPGSGYNWNNDRIAAVLTYIRQQWGNKAEPISADQVAAVLAKEGVRKEWSQQELEAFK, from the coding sequence ATGAGCGATCCATTTCCCAGCGATCCGCGGCTCGAGCAGCCCGGTGCCAGCGACGAAAGCCTGCTGAAGGCGCACGAAGCCGCGGCCGCGAAGAAGGCCGGCGGCGAGGGTGGCCGTTACCGGCTGATGCCTCTGGCGCTGCTGTTCATCTTCAGCGGACTCATCTTCTACGGTGCCACCTATCTGAACCATTACTCCGGCGAGTACAGCGCCGAGGTGTTCAACGAAACGGCGAAGCCGGTCAAAGGCGGCGCCGCGGCGCAGAAGCTGGATCCGCTCGTACTCGGCAAGCGCAATTTCGACCAGGTGTGCGCGACGTGTCACCAGGCCACCGGCATGGGCGTGGAAGGAATCTATCCGCCGCTCGCCGGCTCCGAGTGGGTGAACGGCAACCCCGAACGGCTGATTCGCGTGGTGGTTTACGGACTCAAGGGCCCGCTCGTCGTCGAAGGCAAAACCTACGGCGCGGCGGCGATGCCGGCGTTCGGCAAGGTGCCGGGTTCAGGCTACAACTGGAACAACGACCGGATTGCCGCGGTGCTGACGTATATTCGGCAGCAGTGGGGCAACAAGGCCGAGCCGATTTCCGCCGATCAAGTGGCTGCCGTCCTCGCGAAAGAAGGCGTCCGCAAGGAGTGGAGCCAGCAGGAGCTGGAGGCGTTCAAGTAA
- a CDS encoding cbb3-type cytochrome c oxidase subunit II: MRNGLLFFVGLFAALVFSWAGVVLWPNQQLARLAPLFDENEGKAFPLRAPGLAAQGQQVYADLGCAVCHTQQVRRPGFGADKERGWGEHQSVARDYIYQTRVHLGESRVGPDLANAGGRKAPYDEEDLLKLLYAGAGGMPSYKFLFEQRSIANRQPSDHALPLYGNLTPPVGQEVVPTHRARALVAYLLSLKQTYEYPEARPVEPAAPKEPEKQ, translated from the coding sequence ATGAGAAACGGTTTGCTCTTCTTTGTCGGCTTGTTTGCCGCGCTGGTCTTCTCATGGGCCGGCGTGGTGCTCTGGCCGAACCAGCAACTTGCCCGGCTCGCGCCGCTGTTCGACGAGAACGAGGGCAAGGCCTTTCCGCTGCGCGCACCGGGCCTCGCCGCGCAAGGCCAGCAGGTCTACGCGGATCTCGGTTGCGCGGTGTGCCATACGCAGCAGGTGCGGCGGCCCGGTTTCGGCGCCGACAAGGAGCGCGGCTGGGGCGAACACCAGAGCGTGGCCCGCGATTATATTTACCAGACGCGCGTGCATCTCGGCGAAAGCCGCGTCGGCCCCGATCTCGCCAATGCCGGCGGACGGAAGGCGCCCTATGACGAGGAGGACCTGCTGAAGCTGCTCTATGCCGGTGCCGGCGGGATGCCGTCCTACAAATTCCTGTTTGAGCAACGCTCCATCGCGAATCGTCAGCCATCCGATCACGCGTTGCCGCTGTACGGCAACCTCACGCCGCCGGTGGGCCAAGAAGTCGTGCCGACCCACCGCGCGCGCGCGCTGGTGGCGTATCTCCTGAGCCTCAAGCAAACCTACGAGTACCCCGAAGCCCGGCCGGTCGAGCCGGCGGCGCCGAAGGAGCCAGAGAAGCAATGA
- a CDS encoding cbb3-type cytochrome c oxidase subunit I produces MTSAQTEISEVDSTARFPLSLLLAFAVLWALAGGALALLNYAQTLDPALLADCALLTYGRVRGMQETALVYGWAGNAGFAVALWLLGRLSGAPLRSLNWVVVGTLFWNFGVALAIGGIAGGHGTSIVLLRMPAYVQWFLLAAFAAIAVPGVLAWTGRAHKPMFAAQWYAVAALFLFPWLFSAAHVMLVVAPLRGVLQPVAEAWFAQSLWTLWMAPVALAAAYYLVPKITGRAIPSYDFAGLGFWTLLVIGAWTGGRHLIGGPVPAWIATIGIVACAVLTFHYLVVAINLSGAFRRSGFTLKFVAFGVAAYVLGGFADAVLSLRSVAEVTQFTWMSQAQSQLALLGAFSMIVTGAIYFLVPRIANQPWVSTPLIRAHYAAAVIGVIALVGGLAAAGIVQGRDLNNAAVALVDIATHTRPWLLVAAAGQALLLVGNLVLAAHLVRLWTTKPETPAAELIREPHAMEASAS; encoded by the coding sequence ATGACCTCTGCTCAGACTGAAATCAGCGAAGTCGACTCGACCGCGCGGTTCCCGCTGTCGCTGCTGCTCGCGTTCGCCGTGCTCTGGGCGCTGGCGGGCGGGGCGCTCGCGCTGCTGAACTACGCGCAGACGCTCGACCCGGCGCTGCTGGCCGACTGCGCGCTGCTGACTTACGGCCGCGTGCGCGGCATGCAGGAGACGGCGCTCGTCTACGGCTGGGCGGGCAACGCCGGATTCGCCGTGGCCCTCTGGCTGCTCGGCCGGCTCAGCGGCGCGCCCCTTCGTTCATTGAACTGGGTGGTGGTGGGCACGCTCTTCTGGAACTTCGGCGTCGCCCTCGCCATCGGCGGGATCGCGGGCGGACACGGAACCTCGATCGTGCTGCTCCGGATGCCGGCTTATGTGCAGTGGTTTTTGCTGGCGGCGTTTGCGGCCATCGCCGTGCCGGGCGTGCTCGCCTGGACGGGACGCGCGCACAAGCCGATGTTCGCCGCGCAATGGTATGCGGTCGCGGCGCTGTTTCTCTTCCCCTGGCTCTTCTCCGCGGCCCACGTGATGCTGGTGGTCGCGCCGCTCCGCGGCGTGCTGCAGCCGGTGGCGGAAGCGTGGTTCGCGCAGAGCCTCTGGACGCTCTGGATGGCGCCGGTGGCGCTGGCCGCGGCGTATTATCTGGTGCCTAAGATCACGGGTCGCGCGATTCCCAGCTACGATTTTGCGGGCCTCGGCTTCTGGACGCTGCTGGTCATCGGCGCGTGGACCGGCGGCCGCCATCTGATCGGCGGGCCGGTGCCCGCGTGGATCGCCACGATCGGCATCGTCGCGTGTGCGGTGCTCACCTTCCATTACCTGGTGGTGGCGATCAACCTCTCCGGCGCCTTCCGGCGTTCGGGCTTTACGCTGAAGTTCGTCGCGTTCGGCGTCGCGGCCTACGTGCTCGGTGGATTTGCCGACGCGGTGTTGTCGCTGCGAAGCGTGGCCGAGGTCACCCAATTCACCTGGATGAGCCAGGCGCAGAGTCAGCTCGCGCTCCTGGGCGCGTTTTCGATGATTGTGACGGGCGCGATTTATTTCCTCGTCCCGCGAATCGCGAACCAGCCGTGGGTCTCGACCCCGTTGATCCGCGCACACTACGCGGCCGCCGTGATCGGGGTGATCGCGCTCGTGGGCGGCCTGGCCGCGGCGGGCATCGTGCAGGGCCGGGATCTCAACAACGCCGCGGTGGCGCTGGTCGACATCGCGACCCACACGCGTCCGTGGCTCCTCGTGGCGGCCGCAGGGCAGGCGCTGCTGCTGGTGGGAAATCTGGTGCTGGCGGCGCACCTCGTGCGGTTGTGGACGACGAAGCCGGAGACGCCGGCGGCCGAATTGATTCGTGAGCCGCACGCCATGGAGGCTTCAGCATCATGA
- a CDS encoding c-type cytochrome translates to MRHVYLVTAFVVVLLFSLLGLRGTKFTRPPMDVFPEWAFPGMKHQPFYKPQRESAFFADGRADRPIPQHTVARGQLRNDDALDLGRAADGNWLRGFPAAVTVNAELMAHGRERFQIYCQPCHGAAGDGNGITKQYGMGATPTYHDPRLRDMAEGEIFNTITHGKANMLPYADKLLPEERWAVILYVRALQRAQMGTAADVNDAAAKQTLGLQ, encoded by the coding sequence ATGCGCCACGTCTACCTCGTCACCGCTTTCGTGGTCGTGCTGCTGTTCTCCCTCCTGGGACTGCGCGGCACGAAATTCACACGTCCGCCGATGGACGTTTTCCCGGAGTGGGCCTTCCCGGGCATGAAGCACCAGCCGTTCTACAAGCCGCAGCGCGAGAGCGCGTTTTTCGCCGACGGTCGCGCCGACCGTCCGATCCCGCAGCACACGGTTGCCCGCGGACAGCTGCGGAACGACGATGCGCTCGATCTCGGCCGCGCGGCGGACGGCAACTGGCTGCGCGGGTTCCCCGCGGCGGTCACGGTTAACGCCGAACTGATGGCGCACGGCCGCGAACGCTTCCAGATCTACTGCCAGCCCTGCCACGGTGCCGCCGGCGACGGCAATGGCATCACCAAGCAATACGGCATGGGTGCCACGCCGACCTACCATGATCCGCGGCTGCGCGACATGGCGGAGGGTGAAATTTTCAACACGATCACGCACGGCAAGGCGAACATGCTGCCGTATGCCGACAAGCTGCTCCCCGAGGAGCGCTGGGCCGTGATCCTCTACGTGCGTGCGCTACAACGCGCGCAGATGGGCACAGCGGCGGACGTCAACGACGCCGCGGCCAAGCAAACTCTCGGCCTGCAATGA